One window from the genome of Cucumis melo cultivar AY chromosome 12, USDA_Cmelo_AY_1.0, whole genome shotgun sequence encodes:
- the LOC103483570 gene encoding triose phosphate/phosphate translocator, non-green plastid, chloroplastic, with translation MQSSAFTFSSSLPLLKPRRPHTSSFTSPSNSIRLSSSSSTNSRDLGDLNNVGIASSWPRRSWTLSSSPFSSSKLRPWSGVPSLASDSDASHFKVQATAVPDSSGEAASAGGSFMKTLELGLLFGLWYLFNIYFNIYNKQVLKVYPFPVTVTGVQFAVGSVLVLLMWGLNLYKRPKISGAQLAAILPLAIVHTLGNLFTNMSLGKVAVSFTHTIKAMEPFFSVILSAMFLGETPTPWVVLSLLPIVGGVALASATEASFNWAGFWSAMASNVTNQSRNVLSKKVMVKKEESMDNITLFSIITVMSFFLLSPVAIFMEGVKFTPAYIQSAGLNMNQLYTRSLLAALCFHAYQQVSYMILQRVSPVTHSVGNCVKRVVVIVSSVIFFQTPVSPINSIGTGIALAGVFLYSRVKRIKAKPKTA, from the exons ATGCAGAGCTCTGCGTTCACCTTCTcctcttctcttcctcttctcaAGCCTCGCCGGCCTCATACTTCCTCCTTCACCTCTCCTTCTAACTCAATTCGGTTATCTTCTTCGTCTTCCACAAATTCCAGAGATCTTGGAGACCTCAACAATGTTGGCATCGCTTCCTCTTGGCCTCGCCGATCTTGGACTCTCTCTTCATCTCCTTTTTCGTCATCCAAACTCCGGCCATGGAGTGGTGTACCCTCTCTTGCTTCGGATTCCGATGCGAGTCATTTCAAGGTTCAGGCTACTGCGGTGCCGGATAGCTCAGGAGAGGCTGCGAGTGCTGGCGGAAGCTTTATGAAAACGTTGGAGCTCGGGTTGTTGTTTGGCCTATGGTACCTTTTCAACATCTACTTTAACATCTATAATAAGCAG GTTCTCAAAGTGTATCCATTCCCTGTAACTGTCACCGGAGTTCAATTTGCTGTGGGCAGTGTACTTGTTCTCCTCATGTGGGGACTTAATCTCTACAAAAGACCAAAGATTAGTGGTGCTCAG CTTGCTGCCATTCTGCCGTTGGCAATTGTTCACACATTGGGAAATCTTTTCACAAATATGAGTCTTGGGAAAGTGGCAGTATCGTTCACTCACACAATCAAAGCCATGGAGCCATTTTTTTCAGTTATCCTGTCAGCAATGTTTCTTGGAGAG ACTCCTACTCCCTGGGTCGTTTTATCCCTTCTGCCAATCGTTGGTGGTGTCGCATTGGCATCTGCCACTGAGGCCTCCTTCAACTG GGCTGGGTTTTGGAGCGCAATGGCGTCTAATGTGACTAATCAATCTCGTAATGTTCTTAGCAAAAAGGTCATGGTGAAAAAAGAG GAGTCGATGGACAACATCACCCTCTTTTCAATTATAACAGTCATGTCCTTTTTCTTACTATCCCCTGTGGCCATCTTCATGGAAGGTGTCAAGTTCACTCCTGCATACATTCAATCAGCT GGATTGAACATGAATCAACTATACACTAGGTCTCTTCTAGCTGCCCTTTGTTTCCATGCTTACCAACAG GTTTCTTACATGATATTGCAAAGAGTATCGCCCGTTACCCACTCGGTAGGCAATTGTGTAAAGCGTGTTGTGGTCATCGTGAGCTCCGTTATCTTCTTCCAAACACCTGTTTCTCCAATCAACTCTATTG GCACTGGAATAGCTCTTGCTGGGGTTTTCCTCTATTCGAGGGTTAAGCGCATCAAAGCTAAGCCGAAGACTGCTTAA